The Streptococcus oralis DNA window TATCTTGGCAAATCTTTGAAATAGCAACTTGGGCAACGCCCCCACATCCAATAATTAGTAAACGACTCATTTTTTTCCTTCCTCTTCTTCTAAAATGTCCTCAACATACTTGGGCAACATAAAGGCTCCCACATGTAAGTTTGCAGTATAGTATTCTGTGAAAAGCTGGCGTTTTTTCCAGCCTTCCTTGTCAAAATCTTTGACAGGGTGGTATTTTTTCGATGCAAATCCAAACAACCAATAGCCCGCTGGACTGGTTGGGATATGGGCCTGATAAACCCGACTGATTGGAAAGGCTTGATTGACCTTGCGGTGCATACTTCGGCAAGCTGACTCATCCTCGTCAAAGAAGGGACTCCCATGCTGATAGATCATGATGCCATCTTCTTTGAGAGCTCTGTAACTGTTACCGTAAAATTCCTTGGTAAAGAGCCCTTCCGTATGTCCAAATGGATCTGTCGCATCGTTGATAATGATATCGTAATCATCCTCACAGTTTCTCAAAAATCGCAGTCCATTTTGGTAGTAAATGGTGACACGAGGGTCATCTAATCCAGCAGCAAAATCTGGGAAATACTCACGACAAACCTCAACCAGCATTTCATCTGGTTCAACGATATCGATTTGCTCGAGTTCAGGATAGAGCGTTAATACTTGGGCAACACCGCCGTCGCCACCCCCAATAACCAATACTTTCTTAGGATTAGGATGGACAGCCATGGGTACGTGGACGGTCATTTCATTGTAAACAAAATCATCTGCATCTGAAAACAAGACATGCCCATTTAAGATCAATATCTTTCCAAAAGCTGGCGTGTCTAAGACTTCTATATCCTGCCATTCACTCTTACCAGCGTAGAGTTGCTTGGCTGTTCTCAGGGACAGTTTCACATCTGGAGTATGAACTTCAGAAAACCATAAATCCATCTAGTTCTCCTTTCTCTTAATGACGTTGATATGATTGACCTCTGGATCTTCCGTCCCTTGGAGGGAGCAACCACGTTCCTTGGCAAATTGGATATAGTCTACAATTTCTCGTGTAATGCGTTCACCTGGTGCTAGGATTGGAATCCCTGGAGGATAGCACATGACAAATTCCCCACAGACTTGTCCAACAGAATCATCCAAGGTTAAACTTTTTCTTTCTGAATAGAAGGCTTCTTGTGGAGACAGCACCAACTCGGGCTGGATATATTCACCAGCAATCAAGTCCTTCCCATCTCTCGAGTAGAGCCTCTTGATGTCAGCCAAAGCACCGACTAAGCGCTCGATGTCTTGGATGCGGTCACCGATTGAAATATAGGCCAATATATTGCCAATATCCCCGAATTCAATCTGAATATCGTATTCGTCTCGTAAGAGGTCATAAACCTCTATCCCTGTTAGCCCAATACCCTGAGTGTAAACGGACAGCTTGGTCACGTCAAAATCACAGACGGACACTCCGTCTATTAACTCTTTTGAGTAGGCATAATAGCCACCGATAGCATTGATTTCACGAC harbors:
- the speE gene encoding polyamine aminopropyltransferase, producing MDLWFSEVHTPDVKLSLRTAKQLYAGKSEWQDIEVLDTPAFGKILILNGHVLFSDADDFVYNEMTVHVPMAVHPNPKKVLVIGGGDGGVAQVLTLYPELEQIDIVEPDEMLVEVCREYFPDFAAGLDDPRVTIYYQNGLRFLRNCEDDYDIIINDATDPFGHTEGLFTKEFYGNSYRALKEDGIMIYQHGSPFFDEDESACRSMHRKVNQAFPISRVYQAHIPTSPAGYWLFGFASKKYHPVKDFDKEGWKKRQLFTEYYTANLHVGAFMLPKYVEDILEEEEGKK